In Candidatus Defluviilinea proxima, a single genomic region encodes these proteins:
- the rpoC gene encoding DNA-directed RNA polymerase subunit beta': METKGLTALRISLASPATIMSWSYGEVLKPETINYRRLRPEKDGLFCEAIFGPQRDWQCYCGKYKNPRYKGIVCDKCGVEVTRSSVRRERMGHIALATPVAHIWYTRRIPSYLGMLLDISRRNLDRVLYFAQYIVTYVDEDARNKALKRLEDEISVSEREQAAGVNSKIAEIKTKRDHTISDINQKRTNLEQNYDEVIAEKLDPVIKEGQKLEKVLQDQMGEAAKKAIVFELTSEKILDAGDKVSTKHISQVQKIVKSKLEALENELKDQRAKELETLKMEAGRVKADAEMQMEALRSQLEEQTSVSSNQSSRQRDELLELRPFTFISEIRYRELKQRWGQVFRADMGAEAFYDILERLDLDKLAEELWHEVKTTKSKQKRKKATTRLKVVEAFKRSGNRPEWMILTILPVIPPDLRPMVQLDGGRFATSDLNDLYRRVINRNNRLKRLLELGAPDVIIRNEKRMLQEAVDSLIDNSQRGKALSRRGRRELKSLSDMLKGKKGRFRRNLLGKRVDYSGRSVIVVGPQLKLNQCGLPKSMALELYRPFVIARLVQNGYAANVKGARRLIERNRPEVWEALEGVIGERPVLLNRAPTLHRLGIQAFEPILIEGSAIQLHPLVTTAFNADFDGDQMAVHVPLSQKAVNEARSLMLASKNLLKPADGEPIISPSKDMVLGVYYLTMAQKAQHKGDGRAFATMDEVEMAYALGQVEVHSEIKMNAYTWYAPNGDRLSEPETRIIETTVGRVLFNRVLPEEVQFVNEKLDKGGVKDLIAEVYELCGQEKTTDVADKIKAIGFEYAMKSGTTLAVADISIPPERKAIIDEALKAVELVQRDFRRGLLTEQERNEREIEVWQQTTDKVGDAVKRHMDPDGNLSTMATSGATKGGFSTISQLAGMRGLMADPSGRIIPMPIRSNFREGLTAQEYFISTHGARKGLADTALRTADAGYLTRRLVDIAQDIIINEHDCFTTDGVIIRRKDDVAGQAMSSRLYSRILIDNVIDPTTGEVIGETGDIINYEMARKLAATGIAEIKVRSPLTCELQHGICSKCYGIDLGRGTMVELGSAVGIVAAQSIGEPGTQLTLRTFHTGGVAAGGADITTGLPRVEEIFEARKQPKGEAFVAEISGTLHVDQSEKYADLREVTIENSQLVSDEYSVPADWKFEVKDEAEVKAGDVLATLDDAKIVAQHAGRARVEKKDRKVIVSYDQKESVTYDIPTTSRLLVKSNEKVEAGQPLTEGSLNPHRVLKIQGREACQMYLMVEVQKVYRSQGQNIHDKHFETIIRKMLSKVQVTRPGDAKYLPGDVLDRLEIRKVNEQLLAEGKQPARFSEVLLGVTKASLSTDSFLSASSFQHTIKVLAGAAIGSTTDPLIGLKENVIIGKLIPAGTGFVHGRFTAEAEAGASAEELPDAEAGD; this comes from the coding sequence GTGGAAACCAAAGGACTGACCGCACTCCGCATCAGCCTCGCATCGCCCGCGACCATCATGTCATGGTCATATGGCGAGGTGCTCAAGCCAGAGACCATCAATTATCGCCGCCTTCGTCCTGAAAAGGATGGCCTGTTTTGTGAAGCCATTTTTGGCCCTCAAAGAGATTGGCAATGTTACTGCGGCAAATACAAAAACCCCCGTTACAAAGGTATTGTTTGTGACAAGTGTGGTGTTGAAGTAACACGTTCTTCCGTTCGTCGTGAACGCATGGGGCACATTGCATTAGCTACACCTGTTGCACATATTTGGTATACCCGCCGCATCCCTTCCTATTTGGGTATGTTGTTGGATATCTCGCGCCGCAACCTTGACCGCGTGTTGTACTTCGCGCAATACATCGTAACCTATGTAGATGAAGACGCCCGCAATAAGGCTCTCAAGCGTCTCGAAGATGAGATCTCTGTTTCAGAGCGTGAGCAGGCCGCCGGAGTCAATTCCAAGATCGCCGAGATCAAGACCAAGCGCGATCACACCATCAGCGACATCAACCAGAAACGCACAAATCTCGAACAAAATTACGACGAAGTCATTGCCGAAAAGCTTGACCCGGTCATCAAGGAAGGCCAGAAACTCGAGAAGGTTCTCCAGGACCAGATGGGTGAAGCCGCCAAGAAAGCGATCGTCTTTGAATTGACGAGCGAGAAGATACTTGACGCTGGTGACAAGGTTTCCACCAAGCATATTTCCCAGGTGCAGAAGATCGTTAAGAGCAAACTTGAAGCGCTCGAAAACGAACTGAAGGATCAACGCGCCAAGGAATTGGAAACGCTTAAGATGGAAGCTGGCCGCGTCAAAGCGGACGCTGAAATGCAGATGGAAGCTCTCCGGTCTCAACTTGAAGAACAGACTTCCGTTTCATCCAATCAATCCTCCCGCCAACGCGATGAGCTGTTGGAACTCCGCCCCTTCACCTTTATCAGTGAGATTCGATATCGTGAACTCAAGCAACGCTGGGGTCAGGTTTTCCGCGCTGATATGGGTGCTGAAGCGTTCTACGATATTCTCGAACGCCTCGATCTCGACAAATTGGCTGAAGAACTCTGGCACGAAGTAAAAACCACCAAGTCCAAGCAGAAGCGCAAGAAGGCCACGACTCGTCTAAAGGTTGTGGAAGCGTTTAAACGCTCGGGCAACCGTCCTGAGTGGATGATCCTGACCATTCTTCCGGTAATCCCTCCGGACCTGCGCCCCATGGTGCAGTTGGATGGTGGCCGTTTCGCTACATCTGACCTCAACGATCTGTATCGCCGTGTGATCAACCGCAACAATCGCTTGAAGAGACTTCTCGAACTCGGCGCGCCGGATGTCATCATCCGCAACGAGAAGCGTATGTTGCAGGAAGCTGTTGACAGTCTCATTGATAACTCACAGCGTGGTAAGGCTCTTTCCCGCCGTGGACGCCGCGAACTTAAATCCTTGAGCGATATGCTCAAAGGTAAGAAGGGTCGCTTCCGCCGCAACCTGCTCGGTAAACGCGTGGACTATTCCGGCCGTTCCGTGATCGTGGTGGGCCCGCAGTTGAAGTTGAATCAATGCGGCTTGCCCAAGAGCATGGCCCTTGAGTTATATCGTCCGTTCGTGATCGCACGCCTCGTGCAGAATGGATATGCCGCCAACGTGAAGGGTGCGCGTCGTTTGATCGAACGCAACCGTCCCGAAGTTTGGGAAGCGTTGGAAGGCGTGATCGGCGAACGTCCCGTTTTGTTGAACCGCGCTCCGACCCTCCATCGTTTGGGTATCCAAGCTTTTGAGCCGATCCTGATCGAAGGTTCCGCGATCCAATTACATCCGCTTGTGACCACCGCTTTCAACGCGGACTTCGACGGCGATCAAATGGCTGTCCATGTTCCGCTTTCACAGAAGGCTGTGAATGAAGCGCGTTCTCTCATGCTCGCCTCCAAGAACTTGCTCAAACCGGCTGATGGTGAGCCGATCATCTCTCCGTCCAAGGATATGGTTCTTGGTGTGTACTATTTGACCATGGCACAGAAGGCACAGCATAAAGGTGACGGCCGTGCATTTGCAACCATGGATGAAGTCGAAATGGCGTATGCGTTGGGTCAGGTGGAAGTCCACTCTGAGATCAAGATGAACGCTTATACGTGGTACGCGCCTAATGGCGACCGCTTGTCCGAACCTGAAACTCGCATCATCGAAACAACAGTTGGGCGCGTGCTCTTCAACCGGGTTCTCCCTGAAGAAGTTCAATTCGTCAACGAGAAACTCGATAAAGGTGGCGTGAAGGACCTGATCGCTGAAGTCTATGAACTTTGCGGACAGGAAAAGACAACCGATGTGGCCGATAAGATCAAGGCCATTGGTTTTGAATATGCTATGAAATCCGGCACGACCCTCGCGGTAGCCGATATTTCCATCCCGCCGGAACGCAAAGCCATCATCGACGAAGCCCTTAAAGCCGTCGAGTTGGTACAACGCGATTTCCGCCGCGGTTTGTTGACTGAACAGGAACGCAACGAACGCGAGATCGAAGTCTGGCAACAGACCACCGATAAGGTCGGTGATGCTGTGAAGCGTCACATGGACCCCGATGGGAACCTCTCGACCATGGCAACCTCCGGCGCGACCAAGGGTGGTTTCTCCACCATTTCGCAGTTGGCTGGTATGCGTGGTTTGATGGCTGATCCCTCCGGTCGTATCATCCCGATGCCGATTCGTTCGAACTTCCGTGAAGGTCTTACAGCGCAGGAATACTTTATTTCCACGCACGGTGCACGTAAAGGTTTGGCCGATACAGCTCTTCGTACAGCGGATGCAGGTTACCTCACCCGCCGTCTTGTAGATATTGCACAGGACATCATCATCAACGAGCATGACTGTTTCACCACCGATGGCGTGATAATCCGTCGTAAGGATGATGTGGCAGGTCAGGCCATGAGCAGTCGCTTGTACAGCCGTATCTTGATCGATAATGTGATTGACCCGACCACCGGTGAAGTGATCGGTGAAACCGGTGACATCATCAATTACGAAATGGCGCGCAAACTTGCTGCGACCGGTATTGCAGAGATCAAAGTTCGTTCGCCGTTGACATGCGAATTACAGCATGGCATTTGTTCCAAGTGTTACGGCATTGACCTCGGCCGTGGCACCATGGTGGAACTTGGTTCCGCAGTCGGCATTGTGGCCGCGCAGTCCATCGGTGAACCCGGTACGCAGTTGACCCTTCGTACCTTCCACACAGGTGGTGTTGCCGCCGGCGGCGCAGACATCACTACCGGTCTCCCACGCGTGGAAGAAATCTTTGAAGCGCGCAAACAGCCCAAGGGTGAAGCCTTCGTAGCAGAGATCAGCGGTACGCTCCATGTGGACCAGTCTGAAAAATATGCCGACCTTCGCGAAGTGACCATTGAGAACAGCCAGCTCGTCAGCGACGAATACAGCGTCCCTGCGGATTGGAAGTTTGAGGTCAAGGACGAGGCGGAAGTAAAAGCCGGTGACGTGTTGGCAACTTTGGACGACGCAAAGATCGTTGCCCAACATGCAGGTCGTGCCCGGGTCGAGAAAAAGGACCGTAAGGTCATCGTCTCCTACGATCAGAAAGAGTCCGTTACTTACGATATCCCGACCACCTCACGCTTGCTCGTCAAGAGCAATGAAAAGGTGGAAGCCGGTCAGCCTCTTACAGAGGGTTCGCTCAACCCGCATCGTGTGTTGAAGATCCAGGGACGTGAAGCCTGCCAGATGTACTTGATGGTTGAAGTGCAGAAGGTGTATCGCTCACAGGGCCAGAACATTCACGATAAGCACTTTGAGACCATCATCCGCAAGATGTTGAGCAAGGTGCAAGTGACCCGCCCCGGTGACGCCAAGTACTTGCCCGGTGATGTGTTGGATCGCCTTGAGATCCGCAAGGTCAACGAACAATTGCTGGCCGAAGGCAAACAACCGGCTCGCTTCTCCGAAGTGTTGCTCGGTGTGACCAAGGCTTCTCTCAGCACAGACTCATTCCTCTCTGCATCATCCTTCCAACATACCATCAAGGTGTTGGCAGGTGCGGCCATCGGTTCAACCACTGACCCGCTTATCGGTTTGAAAGAGAACGTGATCATCGGTAAGTTGATCCCTGCAGGAACCGGCTTCGTTCACGGACGGTTCACGGCAGAAGCTGAAGCAGGTGCCAGTGCCGAAGAACTGCCCGATGCTGAAGCGGGCGACTAA
- a CDS encoding SH3 domain-containing protein — protein sequence MKNKKILFCLFVIVVLLIQACNLPSANATEVVDPMVAAQSTITALAQTQQAQLAAIPTNTAQPTFTALPTLSPTPEATFTPAFTSTPTFAYVTLSEATNCRVGPGTAYSLLDTFLVGQTIEVVGKHPFDNYWYVRSPKNANVYCWLWGAYATGANLNNVPVLTPPPSPTPAPTGTFTAEYVNSGKCVSWWTRINLTNKGTVPFKSMSVSIKDTVTDETRNSSGDGFQDVNACVLSAKAPILGPGDAYTIVSPSLSADPAGHKLSVTITLCPNTGQGGACVSQTIEFKP from the coding sequence ATGAAAAACAAAAAAATACTTTTCTGTCTGTTTGTCATCGTTGTGCTTCTCATACAAGCCTGCAATCTACCTAGTGCCAATGCGACCGAAGTAGTTGACCCGATGGTCGCCGCTCAGTCGACCATTACAGCTCTGGCCCAGACGCAACAGGCACAACTTGCGGCTATTCCCACCAATACAGCCCAACCTACTTTCACCGCGCTACCCACACTTTCACCTACACCTGAAGCAACATTCACGCCGGCCTTTACCTCCACGCCCACCTTTGCTTATGTCACGCTTTCAGAAGCGACGAATTGCCGCGTGGGCCCGGGTACTGCCTATTCATTGCTGGATACCTTCCTGGTTGGACAGACCATCGAAGTGGTTGGCAAGCATCCCTTCGACAATTACTGGTATGTTCGCAGTCCGAAGAATGCCAACGTGTATTGTTGGCTGTGGGGCGCTTACGCTACCGGTGCGAACCTCAACAACGTACCCGTCCTTACTCCGCCTCCATCACCTACACCTGCGCCTACCGGAACCTTCACCGCTGAATATGTGAACTCTGGAAAGTGTGTCAGTTGGTGGACGCGCATCAACCTGACCAACAAGGGAACTGTTCCCTTCAAATCCATGTCTGTCTCTATTAAAGATACAGTGACAGATGAAACGCGCAATTCCTCCGGTGATGGCTTTCAAGATGTAAATGCCTGTGTGCTTTCGGCCAAGGCGCCCATACTGGGACCCGGCGATGCCTACACCATTGTTTCGCCGTCCCTCTCTGCTGATCCTGCCGGACATAAATTGAGTGTCACCATTACCCTTTGTCCCAACACTGGTCAAGGCGGGGCCTGTGTTTCGCAGACCATCGAATTCAAACCATAA
- a CDS encoding SH3 domain-containing protein encodes MLKKRPASIAFLVLLIVSLACSQSGNPAPVPLDPNIQNTSIAQTIVARQTEVALTNPPTATLTAVPASPTVTAGPTFTLTPDFTPTPLTPLITVSKDTNCRTGPSAIYERVGMLLVGEVAEVIARNNSGEYWYIRNPDVEGGFCWVWGKYATLTGNVFTLLLYTPAPAPSTVFSATFASMKTCTTYWANFQLENPSDALFQSISIELTDSETNTVVTMKSNDFIANDDCKAPTITDYLVSGGTTTVSSSPLVYNPKGHSLNARIKLCTLVNEGGTCVTKDVPFKAK; translated from the coding sequence ATGTTGAAGAAGCGTCCCGCCAGTATTGCCTTTCTTGTTTTGTTGATCGTATCGCTTGCTTGCAGTCAGTCTGGTAACCCTGCTCCTGTACCGCTGGACCCGAATATACAAAATACTTCCATCGCGCAGACCATTGTTGCCCGTCAAACGGAGGTGGCGCTTACGAATCCACCAACGGCAACGCTCACGGCTGTGCCAGCTTCTCCTACGGTAACTGCCGGGCCAACCTTTACATTGACTCCCGATTTCACACCCACACCCTTGACTCCGCTCATCACTGTTTCAAAGGATACGAATTGCCGCACCGGGCCGAGCGCGATCTATGAACGAGTGGGTATGTTACTGGTGGGTGAAGTCGCTGAAGTGATTGCTCGCAATAATAGCGGGGAATATTGGTACATCCGCAACCCTGATGTAGAAGGTGGGTTCTGCTGGGTCTGGGGCAAATATGCCACACTGACCGGCAATGTTTTTACCTTGTTGTTATATACGCCGGCGCCAGCACCTTCTACAGTATTCAGCGCAACTTTCGCCAGCATGAAAACCTGCACCACCTACTGGGCCAACTTCCAATTGGAAAATCCCAGCGATGCTTTGTTCCAATCCATTTCCATTGAGTTGACTGATTCTGAGACGAATACTGTGGTCACCATGAAAAGCAACGACTTCATCGCCAATGACGATTGTAAGGCCCCCACGATCACGGATTATCTGGTCTCCGGTGGGACGACCACTGTCAGCTCAAGCCCGCTGGTGTATAACCCGAAAGGGCATTCTCTCAACGCCCGCATCAAACTGTGTACCCTCGTGAATGAGGGCGGAACCTGCGTGACAAAGGATGTTCCCTTCAAGGCAAAATAG
- a CDS encoding calcium/sodium antiporter: protein MTSTIIYFIFGLIILIIGADLLVRGASKLAAAAGIPPLVIGLTIVAIGTASPEIAVSLQAASLGQGSLTLGNVLGSNIFNILFVLGVTALVAPIVIAEQIIRFDAPIMVGVSLLAFALAVDGKFGAVDGLIMILGFLGYTFFALRQSRKESEKVHKEYAQEFADTEKHTARNTAKNILFIVIGLGLLVLGARWLVDSATSIAKAIGISELVIGLTIVAVGTSLPEVATSIIATLKGESDIAVGNAIGSNIFNLLGVMGLSGILSPGGIVVTNHVLTFDFLVMVFVALICIPVFYVDDNVSRGEGMLFLSYYVLYTAYLILDSSHSSILPVITLFVSFYVPLTFIGLIMFTIRARKIKKSKRLNST from the coding sequence ATGACATCCACAATTATTTATTTCATCTTTGGGCTGATTATCCTTATCATTGGAGCCGACTTGCTCGTGCGTGGCGCCTCAAAACTGGCGGCCGCAGCGGGAATTCCTCCGCTTGTTATCGGCCTCACCATTGTTGCCATTGGGACAGCTTCACCTGAGATTGCTGTTTCACTGCAAGCCGCCTCTCTCGGACAGGGAAGCCTGACTCTTGGCAATGTGTTGGGATCCAACATCTTCAACATTCTCTTCGTACTTGGTGTGACAGCGCTTGTTGCCCCGATCGTCATTGCAGAACAGATCATTCGTTTTGATGCGCCGATCATGGTGGGAGTGTCCCTGCTGGCATTTGCCCTTGCTGTTGATGGAAAATTCGGTGCTGTTGACGGGTTGATTATGATCCTTGGTTTTCTGGGATATACATTCTTTGCATTACGTCAGTCTCGTAAGGAAAGTGAAAAGGTGCATAAAGAGTATGCGCAGGAATTTGCAGATACGGAAAAACACACAGCTCGTAATACTGCCAAAAATATTTTGTTCATAGTTATTGGGTTGGGCCTGCTTGTTTTAGGTGCTCGCTGGCTCGTGGACTCTGCCACCTCCATCGCAAAGGCCATTGGTATCAGCGAATTAGTTATCGGTTTGACGATTGTGGCTGTCGGTACTTCCTTGCCTGAGGTAGCCACATCCATTATTGCCACGCTCAAAGGCGAGAGTGATATTGCTGTAGGCAATGCCATTGGAAGTAATATCTTCAACCTGTTGGGTGTAATGGGGCTCTCAGGTATCCTTTCGCCTGGTGGCATCGTGGTTACAAACCATGTGTTGACTTTTGATTTCCTCGTGATGGTCTTTGTTGCGTTGATCTGTATCCCTGTCTTTTATGTGGATGACAACGTCTCACGTGGTGAGGGGATGTTGTTCCTTTCCTATTACGTGTTGTATACGGCGTATCTCATTCTTGACTCTTCGCACAGTTCGATATTGCCGGTCATTACTTTGTTCGTCTCTTTCTATGTTCCTCTCACTTTCATTGGGTTGATCATGTTCACAATTCGAGCGCGGAAAATAAAAAAGAGCAAACGGCTTAACTCAACCTGA